The genomic interval AGATGGGTGCGGAGATAGGCCCAATCGCCCAAGACCTCAAGCTCGAGGATTTCGCTCCTCCCGTCGATATGCAAGTCCTTCATGCCTTCACTTACCGCGGCAAAGGCCTCCTTCCCAAAGGGCGGCTGGCCCGGCACCATGAAGACGACATCCTCAGTCATCAGACCGAGCACTGTGGCAACATCCCCCCGCCTTGATGCGGCCATCCATGTCTCGATGACCTCTCGGATCGCCTGCTCATCGTTTGTCATCGCGAAATCCCTCACTTTTGCACCA from Rhodoligotrophos defluvii carries:
- a CDS encoding YybH family protein, with the protein product MTNDEQAIREVIETWMAASRRGDVATVLGLMTEDVVFMVPGQPPFGKEAFAAVSEGMKDLHIDGRSEILELEVLGDWAYLRTHLNITVTRPGGPPVHRSGFTLTILRKEADGRWRLARDANLLASDS